The Paramisgurnus dabryanus chromosome 3, PD_genome_1.1, whole genome shotgun sequence genome includes a window with the following:
- the LOC135733744 gene encoding ecto-ADP-ribosyltransferase 5-like gives MSESSVDDWYDGCTETMANLVETKYLSEEITANISGFGTAWKTSEGEIPEPKENLNRNHLIAISVYTGRTVYNQFNQDVRSGKLKYKNTKYAWYSLHFLLTEAIQILKKTQEKCILTYRRTNVTFNETVLYKEIRFGSFASSSLDQEAAKIFGSEFCFEIKTCHGADVAKYSLYPHEREVLIPPYEKFKVTEIKKDDWCKTVFVLKSFGIRSDLNCAVASAGSQIYITDVCCCG, from the coding sequence atgtCTGAGAGTTCAGTTGATGACTGGTATGATGGTTGTACAGAGACGATGGCAAACCTGGTGGAGACAAAATATCTATCTGAAGAAATCACTGCTAACATATCAGGCTTTGGAACTGCTTGGAAGACCAGTGAAGGAGAAATCCCTGAACCAAAAGAAAACTTAAATAGAAACCATTTAATTGCCATTTCCGTGTACACTGGTCGTACCGTATATAATCAATTTAATCAGGATGTAAGGAGTGGTAAACTAAAATACAAAAACACGAAATACGCATGGTATTCACTTCACTTTTTGTTGACAGAAGCGATACAGATATTAAAGAAAACACAAGAGAAATGTATATTAACTTATCGTCGTACCAATGTTACGTTTAATGAGACTGTTCTGTACAAAGAGATTCGTTTTGGCTCATTTGCGTCCTCCTCTCTTGATCAAGAAGCAGCAAAGATATTTGGAAGTGAATTTTGTTTTGAAATCAAGACTTGTCATGGCGCTGATGTGGCAAAATACTCCCTGTATCCTCATGAGAGAGAAGTGCTGATTCCTCCATATGAAAAGTTTAAAGTGACTGAAATCAAGAAGGATGACTGGTGTAAGACtgtgtttgtgttgaaaagCTTTGGAATaagaagtgacttaaactgtgCAGTTGCATCAGCCGGGTCCCAAATATATATCACAGATGTCTGTTGCTGTGGCTGA